Proteins from a single region of Pseudomonas quebecensis:
- a CDS encoding ATPase domain-containing protein, giving the protein MSTSKALLTEKAAIGIEGLDDILSGGLSRSHLFLLEGEPGTGKTTVALHFLQAGAKNGETSLYITLSETERELRQGAKSHGWDLDDNIHIFELTPPESLLNAEHQQSLLYSSDLELGEATRQIFEVVERVKPTRVVIDSLSEIRLLAQSSLRYRRQILAIKHYFVRYDATVLLLDDLTTESLDKTVHSVAHGVIRLEELTPNYGAERRRVRVVKYRGQKYRGGFHDFTIMGDGIHVFPRLVAAEHRGGYVRQTLSSGIHELDALMGGGVETGSSSLILGPAGTGKSLISMIFAAAAVARGEKAALFIFDEELGLLFERMRNMGIDLVALQATGNLLIEQVDAAELSPGEFSHRVRRCVDERGIKTVVIDSINGYQAAMPEENALILHMHELLLYLNRRGAATFMTVAQHGLVGDMQAPVDITYLADTVILLRYFEAQGKVRRAISIIKKRTGTHESTIREYRISHQGMTVGEPLANFQGVLRGIPTYMGAGSPLLKEEGE; this is encoded by the coding sequence TTGTCTACATCTAAAGCGTTGTTAACCGAAAAAGCAGCCATCGGCATTGAAGGTCTCGACGACATTCTTTCCGGTGGGTTGTCCCGCAGCCATTTGTTTCTGCTCGAAGGTGAGCCAGGGACCGGCAAAACCACCGTAGCCTTGCATTTTCTGCAGGCCGGCGCGAAAAACGGTGAAACATCGTTGTACATCACCCTGTCCGAAACCGAGCGTGAGCTGCGCCAGGGTGCCAAGTCCCACGGTTGGGACCTGGACGACAATATCCATATCTTCGAATTGACCCCGCCCGAGAGCCTGCTCAACGCCGAGCACCAGCAGAGCCTGCTGTACTCCTCGGACCTGGAACTGGGTGAAGCGACCCGGCAGATTTTCGAAGTGGTCGAGCGTGTCAAGCCAACCCGCGTGGTGATCGACAGCCTGTCCGAGATCCGCCTGCTTGCCCAGAGTTCGCTGCGTTATCGCCGGCAAATCCTGGCCATCAAGCATTACTTCGTGCGCTATGACGCCACGGTGCTGCTGTTGGACGACCTGACCACCGAATCCCTGGACAAGACCGTGCACAGCGTCGCCCACGGCGTGATCCGCCTGGAAGAACTGACCCCCAACTATGGCGCCGAACGCCGCCGCGTGCGCGTGGTGAAGTACCGCGGCCAGAAATACCGCGGTGGGTTCCACGATTTCACCATCATGGGCGACGGCATTCATGTGTTCCCGCGCCTGGTGGCGGCCGAGCATCGTGGCGGTTATGTGCGCCAGACCCTGAGCAGCGGCATCCACGAACTGGATGCGTTGATGGGCGGCGGTGTCGAGACCGGCTCCAGCAGCCTGATTCTGGGTCCGGCGGGCACCGGCAAATCGCTGATTTCGATGATCTTCGCCGCCGCCGCGGTAGCGCGTGGGGAAAAGGCCGCGCTGTTTATCTTCGACGAAGAGCTGGGGCTGCTGTTCGAACGCATGCGCAATATGGGCATTGACCTTGTCGCGCTGCAAGCGACCGGAAACCTGCTGATCGAACAGGTGGACGCCGCCGAGCTGTCGCCTGGTGAGTTTTCCCACCGCGTGCGACGTTGCGTGGATGAGCGCGGGATCAAGACCGTGGTGATCGACAGCATCAACGGCTATCAGGCCGCGATGCCTGAAGAAAACGCCCTGATCCTGCATATGCACGAGCTGTTGCTGTACCTCAACCGTCGTGGCGCGGCGACGTTCATGACCGTCGCGCAACATGGCCTCGTTGGCGACATGCAGGCGCCGGTCGACATTACTTACCTGGCCGACACCGTGATCCTGCTGCGTTACTTCGAAGCACAGGGCAAAGTGCGTCGCGCCATCTCCATCATCAAGAAACGCACGGGCACCCATGAGTCGACCATTCGCGAGTATCGCATCAGTCACCAGGGCATGACCGTCGGTGAACCGCTGGCCAACTTCCAGGGCGTCCTGCGTGGCATTCCTACCTACATGGGCGCCGGTTCGCCTTTGTTGAAGGAAGAGGGAGAGTGA
- a CDS encoding tetratricopeptide repeat protein, which produces MSKSRRYALVGLCALLFIGLIIGYFTHTPQVAVPPAIAKGYSKALKQAHNGEPGAARVLYQQLARPDLSPERRAALHAELPNYPSPQALKLADKDLAHEAPLVREAAIHSIVGLVPSGQRTLLLGPLLDDPEQRVRFAAANALLGLSPDALGLYFGPLQQVLDEYVKHLKAQPETAEGWIQLARLYIHSALLPEAQNALEQATRLQPDNLPAVVAQIELLDKQGKTDESRQLLARQLAAHPESAYLQHALGLWLLHHGERTYALLGLSKAVELEPDNQDYRYDLATTLHAQQELEAAQRQLEEIVQRHPANRKARVLLINYWKESGQLQNVQVLLAQLEQQNPDDPALQQGL; this is translated from the coding sequence ATGTCAAAGTCACGCCGTTACGCCCTCGTCGGCCTGTGCGCCCTGTTGTTTATCGGACTGATCATTGGGTATTTCACCCACACCCCCCAAGTGGCTGTGCCGCCTGCCATTGCCAAAGGCTATTCGAAAGCGTTGAAACAGGCGCATAACGGCGAGCCCGGCGCAGCGCGCGTGCTGTACCAGCAACTCGCACGCCCGGACCTGTCGCCGGAACGCCGTGCCGCGTTGCATGCCGAATTGCCCAACTACCCCAGCCCCCAGGCGCTGAAGCTGGCGGATAAGGACCTGGCTCACGAGGCACCGCTGGTGCGCGAGGCGGCGATCCACAGCATCGTCGGCCTGGTGCCCAGCGGCCAGCGCACCCTGTTGCTCGGTCCGCTGCTGGATGACCCGGAGCAACGCGTTCGTTTTGCCGCCGCCAATGCCCTGCTCGGCCTGTCGCCCGACGCCCTGGGCCTGTATTTCGGCCCGCTGCAACAGGTGCTGGACGAATACGTCAAACACCTTAAGGCCCAGCCCGAAACCGCTGAAGGCTGGATTCAATTGGCGCGCCTGTACATCCACAGCGCGCTGCTGCCCGAGGCGCAGAATGCGCTGGAACAGGCCACACGCCTGCAGCCGGACAATCTGCCGGCGGTGGTGGCGCAGATCGAGTTGCTCGACAAACAGGGCAAGACCGACGAATCGCGGCAACTGTTGGCCCGGCAATTGGCGGCGCATCCGGAGTCGGCTTACCTGCAGCACGCCCTCGGCCTGTGGCTGCTGCACCATGGCGAGCGCACGTATGCGTTGCTCGGCCTGTCCAAAGCGGTAGAGCTGGAACCGGATAATCAGGATTACCGCTACGACCTGGCCACCACTCTGCACGCCCAGCAGGAACTGGAAGCTGCCCAGCGCCAGTTGGAAGAAATCGTCCAGCGCCACCCGGCCAACCGCAAGGCGCGCGTGTTGCTGATCAACTACTGGAAAGAGAGCGGCCAGTTGCAGAACGTGCAGGTATTGCTGGCCCAGCTCGAACAACAGAACCCGGATGACCCGGCGCTGCAGCAAGGCCTGTAA
- a CDS encoding bestrophin family protein, whose protein sequence is MIVRPKPNLLGILFSLKGSIAKRIALRSLLVTLLASVIVLVETLHPAYFSKVNATPFTLLGLSLSIFMSFRNNACYDRWWEGRKQLGQMVIEVRSLIRQTQVLTDTSERAHVLRAVCGFAHGLIARLRHEDEASAIQPWTQAQADHPNLPDQVLQQVGARFSELAGRGAISEWRYTQWETRLVSLSQVQAACERIKHTPLPFPYTLLLHRTIYLFCILLPFAMAEPLGWLTPVFTAIVSYTFFGLDEIGDDLEDPFGFDENDLPCNAILRTLEREVLAALGVTQLPPALEPVEYVLT, encoded by the coding sequence ATGATCGTGCGTCCCAAGCCCAACCTGCTGGGTATCCTGTTTTCCCTCAAGGGGTCGATTGCCAAGCGCATTGCCTTGCGCAGCCTGCTGGTGACGTTGCTCGCGTCGGTGATCGTGCTGGTGGAAACCCTGCACCCGGCGTACTTCTCCAAGGTCAATGCCACCCCCTTCACCTTGCTCGGGCTGTCGCTGTCGATCTTCATGAGTTTTCGCAACAACGCCTGCTACGACCGCTGGTGGGAAGGCCGCAAGCAACTGGGTCAGATGGTGATCGAAGTGCGCTCGCTGATTCGGCAAACCCAGGTGCTGACCGATACGTCCGAGCGAGCGCACGTGTTGCGCGCTGTGTGTGGCTTCGCCCACGGCTTGATCGCGCGTCTGCGCCATGAAGACGAAGCCTCGGCCATACAACCGTGGACGCAGGCGCAGGCCGACCACCCGAACCTGCCCGATCAAGTGCTGCAGCAGGTGGGCGCGCGCTTCAGCGAACTGGCCGGGCGCGGCGCAATCAGCGAATGGCGCTACACCCAGTGGGAAACTCGCCTGGTCAGCCTGAGCCAGGTGCAGGCCGCGTGTGAGCGGATCAAGCACACGCCGCTGCCCTTCCCTTACACGCTGCTGCTGCACCGCACCATCTACCTGTTCTGCATCCTGCTGCCCTTCGCCATGGCCGAACCCCTCGGCTGGCTGACGCCGGTATTCACCGCCATTGTCAGCTACACCTTTTTCGGCCTCGACGAAATCGGCGATGACCTGGAAGACCCGTTTGGCTTTGACGAGAACGATCTGCCCTGCAACGCGATCCTGCGCACCCTGGAGCGCGAGGTGCTGGCCGCCCTCGGTGTGACGCAGCTGCCGCCGGCCTTGGAGCCGGTGGAATACGTGCTCACCTGA
- a CDS encoding AMP-binding protein, whose translation MRDYLAATTEFDYPHTVEATLAGSLQGLNACVECCDRYALPGRIALFWEGKDGRSATVTFTDLQDQAARFANFLLAQGVKRGDKVAGLLPRTAELLVVVLATWRIGAVYQPLFTAFGPKAIEHRLNSSGAALVVTDAVNRPKLAEVQGCPLIVTVAGPKGEGIVRGDFSFWAELPTYSNLCEPVLLSAEEPFLLMFTSGTTGPSKALSVPLKAIVAFQSYTRDAVDLRPEDAFWNVADPGWAYGIYFGVTGPLSMGHPITFYDGPFTLESTCRVINKYGITNLTGSPTAYRLLIAGGEQFARSIKGKLRIVSSAGEPLNPEVIRWFADNLGVTIHDHYGQTELGMVLCNHHGLAHPVHVGSAGFASPGHRIVVLDEAYQELPAGQPGILAIDREQSPMCWFAGYEGVKTKAFVGKYYLSGDTVELNPDGSISFVGRSDDVITTSGYRVGPFDVESALVEHPAVIEAAVVGKPDPERTELVKAFVVINEQYRATPELAEELRLHVRQRLAAHAYPREIEFVSDLPKTPSGKLQRFILRNQEIAKAQAAVA comes from the coding sequence ATGCGTGACTATTTGGCCGCCACCACCGAATTTGATTATCCGCACACCGTCGAGGCCACTCTGGCCGGCAGCCTGCAGGGCCTGAACGCCTGCGTCGAATGCTGCGACCGTTACGCGTTGCCGGGGCGCATCGCGCTGTTCTGGGAGGGCAAGGACGGGCGCAGCGCCACCGTCACTTTTACCGACCTGCAGGACCAGGCGGCACGCTTCGCCAATTTCCTCCTCGCCCAAGGTGTGAAGCGCGGCGACAAGGTCGCCGGACTGCTGCCACGCACGGCGGAGTTGCTGGTGGTGGTGCTGGCCACCTGGCGCATCGGCGCGGTGTACCAGCCGCTGTTCACCGCGTTCGGCCCCAAGGCCATTGAACACCGTTTGAACAGCTCCGGCGCGGCGCTGGTGGTCACCGACGCGGTTAACCGGCCCAAGCTCGCCGAGGTGCAGGGTTGCCCACTTATCGTCACGGTCGCCGGCCCCAAGGGCGAAGGCATCGTGCGCGGCGACTTCAGTTTCTGGGCCGAGCTCCCCACGTATTCCAACCTCTGCGAGCCGGTGCTGCTGAGCGCGGAGGAACCGTTCCTGCTGATGTTTACCTCGGGCACCACCGGCCCGTCCAAAGCACTGTCGGTGCCGCTCAAGGCGATTGTCGCATTCCAGAGCTACACCCGCGACGCCGTCGACCTGCGGCCCGAAGACGCGTTCTGGAACGTCGCCGATCCGGGCTGGGCCTACGGCATCTATTTCGGCGTGACCGGGCCGCTGTCCATGGGCCACCCGATTACCTTCTACGACGGCCCGTTCACCCTGGAGAGTACCTGCCGGGTGATCAACAAATACGGGATCACCAACCTCACCGGTTCTCCCACCGCCTACCGTTTGCTGATTGCCGGCGGCGAGCAGTTCGCCCGTTCGATCAAGGGCAAACTGCGCATTGTCAGCAGTGCCGGCGAGCCGCTGAACCCGGAGGTGATCCGCTGGTTCGCCGACAACCTCGGCGTGACCATCCACGACCACTATGGCCAGACCGAGTTGGGCATGGTGCTGTGCAATCACCATGGCCTGGCTCATCCGGTGCACGTCGGCTCCGCCGGGTTCGCGTCGCCGGGGCACCGTATCGTGGTGCTGGACGAGGCGTACCAGGAATTACCCGCCGGCCAGCCCGGCATCCTGGCCATCGACCGCGAGCAGTCGCCGATGTGCTGGTTTGCCGGCTACGAAGGCGTCAAGACCAAGGCCTTTGTCGGCAAGTACTACCTCAGCGGCGACACCGTGGAGCTGAACCCGGACGGCAGCATCAGTTTTGTCGGACGCAGTGACGACGTGATTACCACTTCCGGTTATCGCGTGGGCCCGTTCGACGTGGAAAGTGCACTGGTCGAGCACCCGGCGGTGATCGAGGCGGCGGTGGTCGGCAAACCCGACCCGGAGCGCACCGAGTTGGTCAAAGCGTTCGTGGTGATCAACGAGCAATACCGCGCCACGCCGGAACTGGCCGAAGAACTGCGCCTGCATGTGCGCCAGCGCCTGGCCGCGCATGCCTATCCACGGGAAATCGAATTCGTCAGTGACTTGCCCAAGACCCCCAGCGGCAAGTTGCAACGTTTTATCTTGCGTAATCAGGAAATCGCCAAAGCTCAAGCAGCGGTGGCGTGA
- a CDS encoding SDR family NAD(P)-dependent oxidoreductase yields MQIENKVFLVSGGASGLGAATADMLVGAGAKVMLVDLNADAVAAKARHLGDNARSTVADISQEAAAEAAVQATVAAFGGLHGLVNCAGVVRGEKILGKNGPHGLASFAQVINVNLIGSFNLLRLAAAAIAETEANAEGERGVIINTASVAAFDGQIGQAAYAASKGAIASLTLPAARELARFGIRVMTIAPGIFETPMMAGMPPEVRDSLAAGVPFPPRLGKPAEYAALVRHIIENSMLNGEVIRLDGALRMAAK; encoded by the coding sequence ATGCAGATTGAAAACAAGGTATTCCTGGTCAGCGGCGGCGCTTCGGGCCTCGGCGCGGCCACCGCCGACATGTTGGTCGGTGCCGGCGCCAAGGTGATGCTGGTGGATTTGAACGCCGACGCCGTGGCGGCCAAGGCCCGGCACTTGGGCGACAACGCCCGCAGCACGGTCGCCGATATCAGCCAGGAAGCGGCGGCTGAAGCGGCGGTGCAGGCCACGGTGGCGGCGTTTGGCGGACTGCACGGGCTGGTCAATTGCGCCGGTGTGGTGCGTGGCGAGAAGATCCTCGGCAAGAACGGCCCTCATGGGCTGGCGAGTTTTGCGCAGGTCATCAACGTCAACCTGATCGGCAGCTTCAACCTGCTGCGCCTGGCGGCGGCGGCCATCGCTGAAACCGAGGCCAATGCCGAGGGCGAGCGCGGCGTGATCATTAATACCGCGTCGGTCGCCGCATTCGACGGGCAGATCGGCCAGGCTGCATACGCGGCGTCCAAAGGCGCGATTGCCAGCCTCACCTTGCCCGCCGCCCGAGAACTGGCACGCTTTGGCATCCGTGTGATGACCATCGCCCCCGGCATCTTCGAGACCCCTATGATGGCCGGCATGCCCCCCGAAGTACGCGACTCCCTGGCCGCCGGCGTGCCATTCCCGCCGCGCCTGGGCAAACCCGCCGAATACGCCGCGCTGGTGCGGCACATCATTGAAAACAGCATGCTCAATGGCGAGGTGATCCGTCTCGACGGCGCCTTGCGCATGGCGGCCAAGTAA
- a CDS encoding acetyl-CoA C-acyltransferase → MNDPIVIVSAARTPMGGFQGDLKGLTAPQLGSAAIRAVVERAGIATDAVDEVLFGCVLPAGLGQAPARQAALGAGLDKGTRCTTLNKMCGSGMEATILAHDSLAAGSVDVVIAGGMESMSNAPYLLDRARSGYRMGHGRVLDHMFLDGLEDAYDKGRLMGTFAEECALHNGFTREAQDAFAIASLGRAQEAISHGHFAAEIVPVQVTVGKEQKTILHDEQPPKAKLDKIAQLKPAFREGGTVTAANSSSISDGAAALMLMRESEALKRGLKPLAVIHGHAAFADEPGLFPVAPVGAIRKLMSKTGWTLDEVDLFEINEAFAVVTLVTMSKLQIAHAKVNIHGGACALGHPIGASGARILVTLLAALRQKGLKRGVAAICIGGGEATAMAVECLY, encoded by the coding sequence ATGAACGATCCGATTGTGATTGTCAGCGCCGCACGTACGCCCATGGGCGGGTTTCAGGGCGACCTCAAGGGCCTGACCGCGCCGCAGCTGGGCTCTGCGGCGATTCGCGCAGTGGTCGAGCGCGCCGGCATCGCCACCGATGCCGTGGATGAAGTGCTGTTCGGTTGCGTGCTGCCCGCCGGCCTCGGTCAGGCGCCGGCGCGCCAGGCGGCACTGGGCGCCGGGCTGGACAAGGGCACTCGCTGCACCACCCTCAACAAGATGTGCGGCTCGGGCATGGAGGCGACCATCCTAGCCCACGACTCGCTGGCGGCCGGCAGCGTCGACGTGGTGATCGCGGGGGGCATGGAGAGCATGTCCAACGCGCCGTATCTGCTGGACCGCGCCCGCAGCGGTTACCGCATGGGCCATGGCCGTGTGCTCGACCATATGTTCCTCGACGGCCTGGAGGATGCCTACGACAAAGGCCGCCTGATGGGCACCTTCGCCGAAGAGTGCGCCCTGCATAACGGCTTTACCCGTGAAGCCCAGGACGCCTTCGCCATCGCGTCCCTGGGCCGCGCCCAGGAGGCGATCAGCCACGGGCACTTTGCCGCCGAGATCGTGCCGGTCCAGGTCACGGTGGGCAAGGAACAGAAAACCATCCTGCACGACGAGCAACCGCCGAAGGCCAAATTGGACAAGATCGCCCAGTTGAAACCGGCGTTCCGCGAAGGCGGCACGGTGACGGCGGCCAACTCCAGCTCGATCTCCGACGGCGCGGCGGCGTTAATGCTGATGCGCGAGTCCGAGGCGCTCAAGCGTGGCCTCAAGCCGTTGGCGGTGATCCACGGGCACGCGGCCTTTGCCGATGAGCCTGGGTTGTTCCCGGTGGCGCCGGTGGGGGCGATTCGCAAGCTGATGAGCAAGACTGGCTGGACTCTGGACGAAGTCGATCTGTTTGAAATCAACGAAGCCTTTGCCGTGGTGACCCTGGTGACCATGAGCAAGCTGCAGATTGCGCATGCCAAGGTCAATATCCACGGTGGTGCCTGCGCGTTGGGGCACCCGATCGGCGCGTCCGGCGCGCGCATCCTCGTGACCCTGCTCGCAGCCCTGCGCCAAAAAGGCCTCAAGCGCGGCGTGGCCGCTATCTGCATCGGCGGTGGCGAAGCCACGGCCATGGCCGTCGAATGCCTGTATTAA
- a CDS encoding acyl-CoA dehydrogenase, producing MLPNDEHLQISDAARQFAQERLKPFAAEWDREHRFPKEAIGEMAELGFFGMLVPEQWGGCDTGYLAYAMALEEIAAGDGACSTIMSVHNSVGCVPILKFGNDQQKARFLAPLASGAMLGAFALTEPQAGSDASSLKTRARLEGDHYVLNGCKQFITSGQNAGVVIVFAVTDPAAGKRGISAFIVPTDSPGYSVARVEDKLGQHASDTCQILFEDLKVPLANRLGEEGEGYKIALANLEGGRVGIAAQAVGMARAAFEAARDYARERESFGKALIEHQAVAFRLADMATQIAVARQMVHYAAALRDSGKPALVEASMAKLFASEMAEKVCSAALQTLGGYGYLSDFPLERIYRDVRVCQIYEGTSDIQRMVISRNL from the coding sequence ATGCTGCCCAATGACGAACACCTGCAAATCAGCGATGCGGCCCGGCAATTTGCCCAGGAACGCCTCAAACCCTTCGCCGCCGAGTGGGACCGCGAGCACCGCTTTCCCAAAGAAGCCATCGGCGAGATGGCCGAGTTGGGCTTTTTCGGCATGCTGGTGCCGGAACAGTGGGGCGGTTGCGACACCGGTTACCTGGCCTACGCCATGGCCCTGGAAGAAATCGCCGCCGGTGACGGCGCCTGTTCCACCATCATGAGCGTGCATAACTCGGTGGGCTGCGTGCCGATCCTCAAGTTCGGCAACGATCAGCAAAAGGCCCGGTTCCTCGCGCCTCTGGCCAGCGGCGCCATGCTCGGCGCGTTCGCCCTGACCGAACCCCAGGCCGGCTCGGATGCCAGCAGCCTGAAAACCCGCGCGCGCCTGGAGGGCGATCACTACGTGCTCAATGGCTGCAAACAGTTCATCACCTCCGGGCAGAACGCCGGGGTGGTGATTGTGTTTGCCGTAACCGACCCGGCGGCGGGCAAGCGTGGCATCAGCGCGTTTATCGTGCCGACGGACTCACCGGGCTACAGCGTGGCGCGAGTCGAGGACAAGCTCGGCCAGCATGCTTCCGACACCTGCCAGATTCTGTTCGAAGACCTGAAGGTGCCGCTGGCCAATCGCCTGGGGGAGGAGGGCGAGGGCTATAAAATCGCCCTGGCCAATCTTGAAGGCGGCCGCGTAGGTATCGCCGCACAAGCGGTGGGCATGGCCCGCGCTGCGTTTGAGGCGGCCCGCGACTATGCCCGCGAGCGCGAAAGCTTCGGCAAGGCGCTGATCGAGCATCAGGCCGTAGCGTTTCGCCTGGCGGACATGGCCACGCAGATCGCGGTGGCGCGGCAGATGGTGCATTACGCCGCCGCCCTGCGTGACAGCGGCAAGCCGGCGCTGGTGGAGGCCTCGATGGCCAAGCTGTTCGCCTCGGAAATGGCTGAGAAAGTCTGTTCGGCCGCCTTGCAAACCCTCGGCGGTTACGGTTACCTGAGCGACTTTCCCCTGGAGCGCATCTATCGCGATGTGCGGGTCTGCCAGATTTACGAAGGCACCAGCGATATTCAACGCATGGTCATCTCACGCAATCTTTAA
- a CDS encoding enoyl-CoA hydratase: MSYETILLEVQGRVGLITLNRPQALNALNAQLVSELNQALDGLEANPEIGCIVLTGSKKAFAAGADIKEMAELTYPQIYMDDLFSDSDRVANRRKPIIAAVNGFALGGGCELALMCDFILAGDGAKFGQPEINLGVLPGMGGTQRLTRAVGKAKAMEMCLTGRFIDAVEAERCGIVARIVPADDLLDEALKVATLIAGKSVPISMMVKESVNRAFEVSLSEGVRFERRVFHAAFATQDQKEGMAAFVAKRAPQFKDQ; this comes from the coding sequence ATGAGTTACGAGACTATTTTGCTTGAGGTTCAAGGCCGGGTCGGTTTGATCACCCTGAACCGCCCGCAGGCGCTGAACGCGCTGAACGCACAGTTGGTAAGCGAGTTGAACCAGGCCCTGGATGGCCTGGAAGCCAATCCGGAAATCGGCTGCATCGTGCTGACCGGTTCGAAAAAGGCCTTCGCCGCCGGCGCCGATATCAAGGAAATGGCCGAGCTGACCTACCCGCAGATTTATATGGACGACCTGTTCAGCGACAGCGACCGCGTGGCCAACCGCCGCAAGCCGATCATCGCCGCCGTTAACGGCTTTGCCCTGGGTGGTGGCTGTGAGCTGGCGTTGATGTGCGACTTTATCCTGGCCGGCGACGGTGCCAAGTTCGGCCAGCCGGAAATCAATCTGGGAGTGCTGCCGGGCATGGGTGGTACTCAACGCCTGACCCGCGCGGTGGGCAAGGCCAAGGCCATGGAAATGTGCCTGACCGGGCGTTTTATCGATGCAGTGGAGGCCGAGCGCTGTGGCATCGTCGCACGTATCGTGCCGGCCGACGATTTGCTGGATGAGGCCTTGAAAGTCGCGACGCTGATTGCGGGCAAATCGGTGCCGATCAGCATGATGGTCAAGGAAAGCGTGAACCGTGCATTCGAAGTGAGCCTGTCCGAAGGCGTGCGCTTTGAGCGACGGGTATTCCATGCGGCCTTCGCGACGCAGGATCAGAAGGAAGGCATGGCGGCATTTGTGGCCAAACGCGCGCCGCAATTCAAGGACCAGTAA
- a CDS encoding acyl-CoA dehydrogenase family protein, protein MQDIEYTEEQVMIRDMARDFARGEIAPHAQAWEKAGWIDDGLVAKMGELGLLGMVVPEEWGGTYVDYVAYALAVEEISAGDGATGALMSIHNSVGCGPILNYGSEQQKQTWLAQLASGQAIGCFCLTEPQAGSEAHNLRTRAELRDGQWVINGAKQFVSNGKRAKLAIVFAVTDPALGKKGISAFLVPTDTPGFVVDRTEHKMGIRASDTCAVTLNHCSVPEANLLGERGKGLAIALSNLEGGRIGIAAQALGIARAAFEAALTYARERVQFDKAIIEHQSVANLLADMQTRLNAARLLILHAARLRSAGKPCLSEASQAKLFASEMAEKVCSQAMQIHGGYGYLEDYPVERYYRDARITQIYEGTSEIQRMVIARELKNYPF, encoded by the coding sequence ATGCAAGACATTGAATACACAGAAGAGCAAGTGATGATCCGCGACATGGCGCGCGACTTTGCCCGCGGTGAAATCGCCCCCCACGCCCAGGCCTGGGAGAAAGCCGGCTGGATCGACGATGGCCTCGTGGCGAAAATGGGCGAATTGGGCCTGCTCGGCATGGTCGTGCCCGAAGAATGGGGCGGCACCTACGTCGATTACGTGGCCTACGCCCTGGCCGTGGAAGAGATATCGGCAGGGGATGGCGCCACTGGCGCACTGATGAGTATTCACAATTCAGTGGGTTGCGGGCCGATCCTCAACTACGGCAGCGAGCAGCAGAAACAAACCTGGCTCGCCCAACTGGCCAGCGGCCAGGCGATTGGCTGCTTTTGCCTGACCGAACCCCAGGCCGGCTCGGAAGCGCACAACCTGCGTACCCGTGCCGAGCTGCGCGACGGCCAATGGGTGATCAATGGCGCCAAGCAATTCGTCAGCAACGGCAAGCGGGCCAAATTGGCCATCGTGTTTGCGGTGACCGACCCGGCGCTGGGCAAAAAAGGCATTTCCGCGTTCCTGGTGCCTACCGACACGCCGGGCTTCGTGGTGGACCGCACCGAGCACAAAATGGGCATACGCGCCTCCGATACCTGCGCCGTCACCCTCAACCACTGCAGCGTGCCCGAAGCCAACCTGCTCGGCGAGCGCGGCAAAGGCCTGGCCATTGCGTTGTCCAACCTCGAAGGCGGCCGTATCGGCATCGCCGCCCAGGCCCTGGGCATCGCCCGTGCGGCATTCGAAGCGGCGCTGACTTACGCCCGTGAGCGCGTGCAGTTCGACAAGGCAATTATCGAGCACCAGAGCGTGGCCAATCTGCTGGCGGACATGCAGACCCGCCTCAACGCCGCGCGCCTGTTGATCCTGCACGCCGCGCGCCTGCGAAGCGCCGGCAAGCCCTGCCTGTCGGAAGCGTCCCAGGCCAAGCTATTCGCCTCGGAAATGGCCGAAAAGGTCTGTTCCCAGGCCATGCAGATCCACGGCGGGTACGGTTACCTGGAGGATTACCCGGTGGAGCGCTACTACCGGGATGCGCGAATCACGCAGATTTATGAAGGGACCAGTGAGATTCAACGGATGGTCATCGCCCGCGAACTGAAAAACTACCCGTTCTAA